CCAGGAATTCCACCGTGCCTGCCCCCTCGTAGCCGATGGTGCGGGCGGCGGCCACGGCGGCATCGCCCATCTGACGGCGCAGATCGGCGTTGATGGCCACGCTGGGCGCTTCCTCGAGCAGCTTCTGGTGCCGCCGCTGGATGGAGCAATCCCGCTCGCCCAGGTGCACCACATTGCCGTGGCGATCAGCCAGCACCTGCACTTCCACGTGCCGGGGCCGGTCGATGAACTTCTCCATGTAGAGCCCCGGGTTGCCGAAGGCCGCCTCGGCCTCGCCCTGGGCCGCCTTGAACAGGCCTTCCAGCTGATCGGGCCCGGGCACCAGGCGCATGCCCCGGCCGCCCCCTCCGGCGGTGGCCTTGATCATCACCGGGTAGCCCATGGAGGCGGCCAGGCCGGCGGCCTGCTCCGGCGAATGCAGCAGCCCCTCGCTGCCGGGGATGGTGGGCACCCCCACCCGCTGCATCGTGGCCTTGGCCGTGGACTTGTCGCCCATGGCCCGGATCGCCTCCGGCGAGGGGCCCACGAAGATGAGGCCGTGGTCGGCGCAGATCTCCGCGAAGCGGTCGTTCTCCGCCAGGAAGCCGTAGCCCGGATGGATGGCGTCGGCGCCCCGGGAGGTGGCCGCCGCCAGGATGTTGGGGATGTTGAGGTAACTCTTGGAGCTGGGGGCCTCGCCCACGCACACGGCCTCATCGGCCAGCTGCACATGCAGGGCGTTGCGGTCCACCGTGCTGTAGACGGCCACGGTGGGGATGCCGAGTTCACGGCAACTGCGGAGGATGCGCAGGGC
This sequence is a window from Cyanobium sp. PCC 7001. Protein-coding genes within it:
- the accC gene encoding acetyl-CoA carboxylase biotin carboxylase subunit, with protein sequence MSIGKLLIANRGEIALRILRSCRELGIPTVAVYSTVDRNALHVQLADEAVCVGEAPSSKSYLNIPNILAAATSRGADAIHPGYGFLAENDRFAEICADHGLIFVGPSPEAIRAMGDKSTAKATMQRVGVPTIPGSEGLLHSPEQAAGLAASMGYPVMIKATAGGGGRGMRLVPGPDQLEGLFKAAQGEAEAAFGNPGLYMEKFIDRPRHVEVQVLADRHGNVVHLGERDCSIQRRHQKLLEEAPSVAINADLRRQMGDAAVAAARTIGYEGAGTVEFLVDRSGNFYFMEMNTRIQVEHPVTEMVTGVDLIAEQLRIAGGEPISVKQEEIQLRGHAIEVRINAEDPRQNFRPAPGKITGWLPPGGPGVRVDSHVYTGYEIPPFYDSLIGKLIVWGVDRDHALRRLHRALSECAVTGIPTTIDFHLQLLERPEFQAGDVHTKFVEQEMLPRN